The Drosophila bipectinata strain 14024-0381.07 chromosome 2L, DbipHiC1v2, whole genome shotgun sequence genome has a segment encoding these proteins:
- the LOC138925788 gene encoding RNA polymerase II-associated factor 1 homolog, whose protein sequence is MQDHLGFLTLVRGAANLQLSEAAAPVKLKLTKHKSGTLREIEVIGTKTTFKRVEKRQASSKMTGKESDKKRKQDSSHNSFVCPIVYKNEIPPLAVDCKFLPCCKDILEYTEEPVTFDEIESKYEHRFKGLNFLFDIDLVNQSSYENHLPKQRQQRLQMEPKDAALLADIEPLHAGSGKPRPSRAQECSLMFAKERAQVPRPRTGLQRAQALEAKDKQRLEPISLEQQREMVNKTFEQIKKPVLKHPTKPRSNAHPVSVQPFFPDTELKSFSFVQMQFDIPPSDNSKSLIKDCGNYHLNFNVQKDVSSSGDQIYLSDQRYKEEKTAENSERGERFILREKDGKVFYINVDKHIKLRRERPRPLTMTNKCLLQVRQVGQVARMETELTGPDF, encoded by the exons ATGCAAGATCATCTTGGTTTTCTAACACTGGTCCGTGGAGCTGCCAACCTGCAGCTGTCAGAAGCTGCAGCTCCTGTCAAACTAAAACTGACGAAGCACAAATCAGGAACTTTGCGAGAAATCGAGGTAATCGGAACGAAAACAACTTTTAAACGAGTAGAAAAAAGGCAAGCTTCATCTAAAATGACTGGCAAAGAGTCGgacaaaaaaaggaagcaGGATTCCAGCCA CAATTCGTTCGTCTGCCCCATTGTCTATAAAAATGAGATACCGCCACTGGCGGTGGATTGCAAATTCCTGCCGTGCTGCAAAGACATTCTGGAGTACACAGAGGAGCCTGTTACGTTTGACGAAATCGAATCAAAATACGAGCATCGGTTCAAGGGCCTGAACTTCCTCTTCGATATCGATTTGGTAAATCAGTCGAGTTATGAAAATCACCTCCCCAAGCAGAGGCAACAGCGCCTGCAAATGGAACCCAAGGATGCTGCCCTGCTGGCCGACATTGAACCGCTGCATGCTGGGAGTGGCAAGCCGCGTCCCAGTCGCGCCCAGGAATGCTCCCTGATGTTCGCCAAGGAGCGGGCCCAAGTGCCGCGTCCTCGCACGGGACTGCAACGAGCTCAGGCACTGGAAGCCAAGGATAAGCAGCGGCTGGAGCCTATCAGTTTGGAGCAGCAAAGGGAAATGGTCAACAAGACCTTCGAGCAGATCAAGAAGCCTGTGTTGAAGCATCCTACCAAGCCACGGAGCAACGCTCATCCCGTTAGTGTCCAGCCCTTTTTCCCGGACACCGAACTAAAGAGCTTCTCCTTTGTGCAAATGCAATTCGATATACCGCCCTCTGACAACAGCAAGAGTCTTATCAAGGACTGTGGCAACTATCATCTCAACTTCAACGTCCAAAAGGACGTCAGCTCATCGGGGGACCAGATATATCTCTCCGATCAGCGCTACAAGGAGGAGAAAACGGCCGAAAACTCGGAGCGCGGGGAGCGCTTCATTCTCCGTGAGAAGGATGGTAAGGTTTTCTATATAAATGTTGACAAGCACATCAAATTGAGGCGGGAACGGCCCCGCCCCCTGACCATGACCAACAAGTGTCTGCTG CAAGTCAGGCAAGTCGGGCAAGTGGCAAGAATGGAAACAGAGTTAACTGGCCCGGATTTTTGA
- the LOC138925718 gene encoding cytokine receptor-like, translated as MHSFNFAVAARYSDKVGGGMRWTGYRWIQANPSGAGFSYYAAPIGVSGLWILRPWNPKIRLKQRIFPKYFQLNNTYCLGEHLHAYQTFECYYSCRFKFHNAPWGNVYVYNYTTLATLPERPPTIPLQGFYYDQERRQLHIFWFHLYELEWNGPNFTYIVKPDNENISKKGPTFFGNMQAIFNDWDASISTTIRIRSKNSEGLSANSSEIKIPILNKVQQQHPKNLQYNNEKQILTWDPPSDQDNLIGYTVFWCIDSATSLHICHEQQNISTESLNSSQFQLKFWNSMHSFNLAVAARYSDKVGGGMRWTGYRWIQANPSGAGFSYYAAPIGVSGLVILSIYLYRMCRKCSDIDVVLPEGLELDTKVTSFSHAEVIIPGNLSPEVVMDIKHLMTTEKHEIKNEPQSVLSSRINQDQNTIITTESNVKCSVTSTNNSSIATGSYSTTPVKSSAFQNSPEYELQEFPKEK; from the exons ATGCACTCCTTCAACTTTGCGGTGGCGGCTAGATATAGCGACAAAGTCGGAGGTGGGATGCGCTGGACGGGCTACAGATGGATTCAGGCTAACCCATCGGGCGCGGGATTTAGTTACTACGCAGCTCCCATTGGGGTTTCAGGCCTC TGGATCCTCCGGCCATGGAATCCTAAAATCAGACTAAAACAGAGAATATTTCCTAAGTATTTTCAACTCAATAATACATATTGCCTTGGAGAACATCTCCATGCTTACCAAACCTTTGAATGTTACTATTCGTGTCGTTTTAAGTTCCATAATGCGCCATGGGGTAACGTTTACGTCTACAACTACACCACACTGGCCACATTACCCGAACGGCCACCCACCATTCCTCTACAGGGATTCTATTATGATCAGGAGAGAAGACAGCTTCATATTTTCTGGTTTCATTTATATGAACTGGAATGGAACGGACCCAACTTTACATACATCGTCAAACCTGATAATGA AAACATTTCTAAAAAAGGACCTACATTTTTTGGAAATATGCAGGCGATTTTTAATGACTGGGATGCCTCAATCTCGACGACCATTCGCATTCGCAGCAAGAACTCAGAGGGTCTTTCGGCCAACAGCagtgaaataaaaattccGATTCTTAACAAGGTACAGCAACAACATCCCAAGAACCTTCAGTATAATAACGAGAAACAGATCTTAACATGGGATCCCCCTAGCGATCAGGATAATCTCATAGGGTACACTGTATTTTGGTGCATTGACTCAGCCACCAGTCTCCACATATGCCACGAACAACAAAATATAAGTACGGAGTCACTGAACTCCTCACAGTTCCAACTAAAGTTCTGGAACTCAATGCACTCCTTCAACTTGGCGGTGGCGGCTAGATATAGCGACAAAGTCGGAGGTGGGATGCGCTGGACGGGCTACAGATGGATTCAGGCTAACCCATCGGGCGCGGGATTTAGTTACTACGCAGCTCCCATTGGGGTTTCAGGCCTCGTAATCCTTTCCATTTACTTATACAGAATGTGCCGAAAATGTTCTGATATCGATGTGGTTCTACCTGAAGGTTTGGAACTAGATACGAAAGTGACTTCCTTTTCCCATGCCGAAGTCATAATCCCCGGTAACTTATCACCGGAAGTAGTAATGGATATAAAGCACTTGATGACGACAGAGAaacatgaaataaaaaacgaacCACAATCTGTTTTAAGCTCCAGAATTAACCAAGATCAAAACACTATAATAACTACAGAATCTAACGTAAAATGCTCTGTTACGTCCACTAATAACTCCTCGATAGCTACGGGTTCATACAGCACAACACCTGTTAAGTCCTCTGCATTCCAGAATAGTCCTGAATATGAACTTCAGGAATtcccaaaagaaaaataa